A region of the Desulfobacter postgatei 2ac9 genome:
TGGATCACGGGCCGTGTGGATGACGTTATCAACGTGTCCGGACACCGTATGAGTACCTCAGAAGTGGAATCTGCCCTGGGCAGTCACGTTGATGTGGCCGAGGCTGCAGTCATCGGATATCCCCATGACATCAAAGGGCAGGGAATTTATGCGTTTGTTACCCTGAATATCGGCGTCTCCCCGTCCGATGAACTGATGGCTGAACTGAAAAAACATGTGAGAAGTGAAATTGGGCCCATTGCCACACCGGATATCATCAATTTTGCCTCGGATCTGCCCAAGACCCGATCCGGCAAAATCATGAGGCGCATCTTAAGAAAGATTGCAACGGATGAGCATGATCAGCTTGGCGATATATCGACCCTGTCAGATCCCGGCGTTGTGGGAACCCTGATTAACAGCCATAAGGAATTAATGAAATAGTAATAACGGCCATGGGCTGACGGACACAACAAACAATGAAAGATGTTAGTTTTGAGTAGTGAGTATTGAGTAGTGAGGAAAACAGCTTATTTTAATCTCACTACTCACTACTCACTACTACTATTTAAAGGATAGTTAGATGGCCCAAGACACATCCCTTGTCAATCTTCTGGTGGATCAGGAACGTCATATCGCACTTAAACAATTATTATCCTCTTTACCGGATATCACATTGAATCTGCGCCAGATCTGTGATTTTGAACTGTTGACCACAGGCGTGTTCACTCCGCTGAAAGGATTTATGACCCAGGAGGCCTACGAAAGTGTCCTGGACCGCATGCGTCTGCCTTCCGGCGAAATCTGGCCTGTGCCCATCTGTCTTGATGTTTCCAGGGATCGTGCAGACAGGTTTGAGGCGGGACAGTCGGCTGTTCTTCGAGACCCTGAAGGATTTCCCTTAGGTATCATGGCCATTGAGGATATCTGGCAGGCGGATCGGGAAAAAGAGGCCATGGCGGTTTACGGCACCACAGATATGACCCATGATGAGGTGGCCCGGCTTCAGGAGGCACGCGACCGATACTATGTTGGCGGCAGCATTGAAGCGTTGAATCTGCCGATTCATTCGGATTTTAAGCAGATCCGCAACACGCCTTCAGAGGTGCGGCAACAGTTTTGCAAGCTGGGATGGAAGCGAATTGTGGGGTTCCAGACCCGCCAGCCCATCCATCGTCCCCAGTTCGAACTGACCATCCAGGCCATGAAAAAGGCAAAGGCAAACCTGTTGATGCTCCCCATCGCGGGCATCCCCAGACCCGGAGATTTTGACCATTATACCCGGATGCGCTGTTATCAGAAGGTGGCCGCTTATTATCCTCCGGACACCTATATGCTTAATCTGTTGCCTTTATCCACAAGGCTGGCAGGTCCAAGAGATGCCGTGCTTCACATGATCATCGGAAAAAATTTCGGGTGTACTCACTTTGTCATCGGCCATAACCACGCAACCCCGGGAAGTGACAGTTGCGGCAATCCGTTCTACGATACTCCCCAGGTCAGGGCGTTGGCTGAGCAGGCCGGGGAAGAGATCGGTATTGAACCGGTATTTTTTGAAGAGATGGTATATCTGCCCTTTGAGGATGAGTTTAAGCTGGCCAGTGAGGTGACGGACGGCCAGGAAACGCTCTCTTTTACCAATGACCATATCCGTGACCGGGTCAGAAAGGGCAAACATATACCGGAATGGGCCAGCTTTCCCGATGTGATCAAAGAGTTGCGCCGCTCCTATCCGTCCCCTGCCACCCAGGGATTTACAGTGTTTCTTACAGGATTTTCCGGGGCCGGAAAATCCACCATTGCCAAAGTCCTCTATTCAAAATTTATGGAAATCGGCACCCGGCCCGTAACCCTTTTAGACGGCGACATTGTCCGGCGCAATCTGTCTTCAGAACTTAGTTTTTCCAAGGAGCACCGTGATATTAATGTCCGGCGCATCGGGTTTGTGGCTTCCGAGATCACCAAGAACAGAGGTATC
Encoded here:
- a CDS encoding bifunctional sulfate adenylyltransferase/adenylylsulfate kinase, with protein sequence MAQDTSLVNLLVDQERHIALKQLLSSLPDITLNLRQICDFELLTTGVFTPLKGFMTQEAYESVLDRMRLPSGEIWPVPICLDVSRDRADRFEAGQSAVLRDPEGFPLGIMAIEDIWQADREKEAMAVYGTTDMTHDEVARLQEARDRYYVGGSIEALNLPIHSDFKQIRNTPSEVRQQFCKLGWKRIVGFQTRQPIHRPQFELTIQAMKKAKANLLMLPIAGIPRPGDFDHYTRMRCYQKVAAYYPPDTYMLNLLPLSTRLAGPRDAVLHMIIGKNFGCTHFVIGHNHATPGSDSCGNPFYDTPQVRALAEQAGEEIGIEPVFFEEMVYLPFEDEFKLASEVTDGQETLSFTNDHIRDRVRKGKHIPEWASFPDVIKELRRSYPSPATQGFTVFLTGFSGAGKSTIAKVLYSKFMEIGTRPVTLLDGDIVRRNLSSELSFSKEHRDINVRRIGFVASEITKNRGIAICAPIAPYERTRSKIRTSIEAHGGFFEIHVATPISVCEKRDRKGMYAKAKAGLLKGFTGVDDPYEEPSNPELSIDTSNLTPDEAVQQILLLISEKGFV